The Nitrospirota bacterium sequence ACCGGCTGCAATATGAAGAAACCGTGCAAAGTCAGGTTTTCCACTTCTGCAGCAACCCTCTGCTATATTAGCAGCAACGGAAACACTTGCACGTCTTATCTGGCTTGTTAATCCATATATCTCTTCTTTAGGAAAGCTCAAGGTAGCTTCATAAATTGCAACAGTCAATGCATGGCTCTTCTTCCAT is a genomic window containing:
- a CDS encoding four helix bundle protein; this translates as MQNFRELQVWKKSHALTVAIYEATLSFPKEEIYGLTSQIRRASVSVAANIAEGCCRSGKPDFARFLHIAAGSASEVEYLLLLSHEIKLLKTSSYERLSEEVVDVKRMLTSFIRRLKADN